The Saccopteryx leptura isolate mSacLep1 chromosome 2, mSacLep1_pri_phased_curated, whole genome shotgun sequence genome has a window encoding:
- the UQCR10 gene encoding cytochrome b-c1 complex subunit 9 has translation MAAPTLTGKLYSLLFRRTSTFALTIAVGALFFERAFDQGADAIYEQINQGKLWKHIKHKYEN, from the exons ATGGCAGCTCCGACGTTAACTGGGAAGTTGTACTCCTTGCTCTTCCGCAGAACTTCCACCTTCGCCCTTACCATCGCCGTGGGAGCTCTGTTCTTCGAGCGTGCCTTCGATCAAGGCGCGGACGCGATCTACGAACAAATCAACCAGGGG AAGCTGTGGAAACACATCAAGCACAAGTATGAGAACTAG